A genomic segment from [Flavobacterium] thermophilum encodes:
- the fliW gene encoding Flagellar assembly factor FliW produces the protein MNIDTKYHGTVAVKEEDIIHFPHGLPGFADEKRFVLLPLADTPFVILQSVEIPALGFVLIEPFSYFPSYEFELDEATVEQLNIESERDVAVYVILTVADPFHETTANLQAPVVINVHKRLGKQVILTNPPYQTKHRLFPDKVAT, from the coding sequence ATGAATATCGACACGAAATACCACGGAACCGTGGCGGTGAAGGAAGAAGACATTATCCATTTCCCACATGGCTTGCCCGGATTCGCCGACGAAAAGCGGTTCGTCCTTCTTCCGCTCGCCGACACGCCGTTTGTCATCTTGCAGTCGGTCGAGATCCCTGCGCTCGGGTTTGTGCTGATTGAGCCGTTTTCGTACTTTCCATCGTACGAATTTGAGCTGGATGAAGCGACGGTCGAACAACTTAACATCGAAAGCGAACGCGACGTCGCCGTGTATGTCATCCTCACCGTCGCCGACCCGTTTCACGAGACGACGGCGAACTTGCAGGCGCCCGTGGTCATTAACGTCCATAAGCGCCTCGGCAAGCAAGTGATCTTAACGAACCCCCCGTACCAAACGAAACATCGCCTCTTCCCGGACAAAGTGGCGACATAA
- a CDS encoding DNA utilization protein GntX — protein MNCLLCHSPYNPINSWRQLLFLEDLDVLCPRCRGSFAVIRGRLCEMCGRPLEEAKPSLCADCLRWQEDEQWGRVLVKNRSVYLYNDWMKDVVALWKFRGDYVIVEAFRRPFSQAFRRHFGRDWHVVPIPLSRERLDERGFNQAEALARLLPSPYFPWLARRHSEKQSKKSRRERLKTDNPFFLSGHPPINGKRIVLIDDIYTTGITIRHAARVLLEAGAAEVWALTLVRA, from the coding sequence ATGAACTGCCTTCTTTGCCATTCTCCATATAACCCGATTAACAGCTGGCGCCAGCTTCTTTTCCTCGAAGACCTTGACGTCCTTTGCCCGCGCTGCCGCGGGTCGTTCGCCGTCATTCGCGGCCGCCTTTGCGAGATGTGCGGCCGTCCGCTTGAGGAAGCCAAGCCATCGCTGTGCGCCGACTGTCTAAGGTGGCAGGAAGATGAACAATGGGGGAGGGTGCTCGTGAAAAACCGATCTGTCTATCTATACAACGACTGGATGAAAGACGTCGTCGCCTTATGGAAATTCCGCGGCGACTATGTCATCGTCGAGGCGTTCCGCCGACCGTTTTCCCAAGCGTTTCGCCGCCATTTCGGCCGCGATTGGCACGTCGTCCCGATCCCGTTAAGCCGCGAGCGCCTCGATGAGCGCGGCTTCAACCAAGCGGAAGCGCTCGCCCGCTTGCTTCCATCCCCGTATTTCCCTTGGCTGGCCCGCCGGCATTCCGAGAAGCAGTCGAAAAAATCGCGCCGCGAACGGCTGAAGACCGACAACCCGTTTTTTCTCTCCGGCCATCCGCCGATAAATGGGAAGCGAATCGTTCTTATCGATGACATTTACACGACGGGCATCACCATCCGCCACGCGGCCCGCGTGCTGCTTGAGGCGGGGGCGGCGGAGGTGTGGGCGTTGACGTTGGTGCGGGCGTGA
- a CDS encoding flagellar operon protein encodes MAELANCAKCGRLFVKHSVRDVCESCYQEEERQFERVYAFLRRRENRTATMAQVVEATGVEEKLIIKWIRAGRLQLVHFPNLGYPCDSCGAMIREGRLCAKCLGQLQADLRRAEGEKEKEARSRRATYYSQDRKER; translated from the coding sequence ATGGCGGAGTTGGCCAATTGCGCGAAGTGCGGGCGGTTGTTTGTCAAACACTCTGTCCGCGACGTATGCGAGTCGTGCTATCAAGAAGAAGAACGGCAATTTGAACGCGTTTACGCGTTTTTGCGCAGACGGGAAAACCGCACGGCGACGATGGCGCAAGTGGTGGAGGCGACAGGCGTTGAGGAGAAGTTGATCATCAAATGGATTCGCGCGGGGCGGCTGCAGCTCGTCCATTTTCCGAATCTCGGCTATCCGTGCGACTCGTGCGGTGCGATGATCCGTGAAGGGCGGTTGTGCGCCAAGTGCCTCGGCCAGCTGCAAGCCGACTTGCGGCGGGCGGAGGGGGAAAAGGAAAAAGAAGCTCGTTCCCGCCGCGCCACTTATTACAGTCAAGATCGTAAAGAGCGCTAA
- the yvyG gene encoding FlgN protein — MMTFAALIHLLRAHIELHESLLALSRRKTEALKKNDIEALSALLADEQKHILAIRQLEERRRRWLKETLGDEAATLSRCMDLAKGKEREELRECQARLQTAVAAVAEANELNRQLIEQSLQFVTAMIETFAPTLSTYSRTQQYAPSPERPLFESKA; from the coding sequence GTGATGACGTTTGCGGCACTCATCCATCTTTTGCGGGCGCATATCGAGCTGCATGAAAGCTTGCTGGCGCTGTCGAGGAGGAAGACGGAAGCGCTGAAGAAAAACGACATCGAGGCGCTGTCGGCTTTGCTTGCCGATGAACAGAAGCATATTTTGGCCATCCGCCAGCTCGAAGAACGGCGGCGGCGCTGGCTGAAGGAGACGCTCGGTGATGAGGCGGCGACCCTCTCCCGATGCATGGATCTGGCAAAAGGCAAGGAGCGCGAGGAGCTGAGGGAATGCCAAGCGCGGCTTCAGACGGCTGTCGCCGCGGTGGCCGAGGCGAATGAATTAAACCGCCAGCTCATTGAACAGTCGCTCCAGTTTGTCACCGCGATGATCGAGACGTTCGCCCCGACGCTGTCCACCTACAGCCGCACGCAACAATATGCCCCTTCGCCCGAGCGACCGCTGTTTGAATCGAAAGCGTAA
- the flgL gene encoding Hook-filament junction protein gives MRITQSMLANNTLKQIARSYANLDKYQTQLSTGKKITRPSDDPVVAMKGIAYRSNLAEVEQFKRNFSEAYNWVENSDSALDKATQALQRIRELTVQASNDTYEETQRQSIAKEVRQLTEHLVTIANTKVGDKYIFNGAKTTEPPVTVNPDGTISVSTNSQQLNIELAKGIYIPVNIPPSTAFGAGSGLFSDLQNLAASLENPSTTGDDVTGYLDKLDSHLTNLLGVRAELGARMNRIELMEDRIDSQQVIAEKMLSDNEDVDLEKVITDLKTQESVHRAALAVGARVIQPTLVDFLR, from the coding sequence ATGCGCATTACGCAAAGCATGTTGGCGAACAATACGCTTAAGCAGATTGCCCGAAGCTACGCCAATTTGGACAAATACCAAACCCAGCTCTCGACAGGGAAAAAAATCACCCGCCCATCTGATGACCCTGTCGTCGCCATGAAAGGAATCGCCTATCGCTCGAATTTGGCGGAAGTCGAGCAGTTCAAACGCAACTTCTCGGAAGCGTACAACTGGGTGGAAAACTCCGATTCGGCGCTTGACAAGGCGACGCAGGCGCTGCAGCGCATCCGCGAGCTCACCGTGCAGGCGAGCAACGACACATACGAAGAAACGCAGCGCCAGTCGATCGCCAAAGAAGTGCGCCAGTTGACCGAACATTTGGTCACGATCGCCAATACAAAAGTCGGCGACAAATACATTTTCAACGGGGCGAAAACGACCGAGCCGCCTGTGACGGTGAACCCGGACGGCACGATTTCCGTGTCGACGAACAGCCAACAGCTGAACATAGAGCTTGCCAAAGGCATTTACATTCCGGTCAACATTCCCCCGAGCACAGCGTTCGGGGCGGGCAGCGGATTGTTTTCGGACTTGCAAAACTTGGCCGCTTCCCTCGAAAATCCGAGTACGACCGGCGATGATGTAACGGGCTATTTAGACAAACTCGACAGCCACTTGACGAATTTGCTCGGCGTCCGCGCCGAACTCGGCGCGCGCATGAACCGGATCGAGCTGATGGAAGACCGCATCGACAGCCAGCAGGTGATCGCGGAAAAAATGTTGTCGGACAACGAAGACGTCGATTTGGAGAAAGTCATCACGGATTTAAAAACGCAAGAAAGCGTCCATCGTGCTGCCTTGGCCGTCGGCGCGCGGGTCATTCAGCCGACGCTGGTTGACTTTTTGCGCTAA
- the capD gene encoding UDP-glucose 4-epimerase: MSIYTGKKILIIGGTGTIGQHLTKALLQHDPSVIRIFSRDEHKQFELAQQFKQHAQVLRYLIGDVRDEARVLRAMEDIDYVFHLAAMKHVPACEYNPFEAVKTNIIGTQNVIQAALSAGVKKVLFTSTDKAISPTNTYGATKLAAERLIAATEYQKGPKQTIFSAVRFGNVMGSRGSVIPLFKKQILEDREVTVTHMDMLRYMMTPSQAISLLLKANELAVGGEVFVLKMPVVALKDLVEVMIEEVTKKYRINEPIRIKEIGLRPGEKMYEELMTEDEAHTAWETDDMYVIGPPFGWKPHAYPKESSIRPCQNPFQGEMIDKETLRRWILAEGLI; the protein is encoded by the coding sequence TTGAGCATTTACACAGGAAAAAAAATCTTAATTATCGGCGGCACGGGGACGATCGGGCAGCATCTCACCAAAGCGCTGTTGCAGCATGACCCGAGCGTCATTCGCATTTTCAGCCGCGATGAGCATAAACAGTTTGAACTGGCGCAACAATTCAAACAACATGCCCAAGTGCTTCGCTATTTAATCGGAGATGTCCGCGACGAAGCGCGGGTGCTGCGGGCGATGGAAGATATTGACTACGTCTTTCATCTCGCCGCCATGAAGCATGTGCCCGCTTGTGAATACAATCCGTTTGAAGCGGTGAAAACGAACATCATCGGCACGCAAAATGTCATTCAAGCCGCTTTGAGCGCCGGAGTGAAAAAGGTGTTATTCACTAGCACGGATAAGGCCATTTCGCCAACGAACACGTACGGCGCCACAAAGTTGGCAGCGGAACGGTTGATCGCGGCGACCGAATATCAAAAAGGGCCGAAGCAAACGATTTTCTCGGCGGTGCGGTTCGGCAATGTCATGGGGTCGCGTGGTTCGGTCATTCCGTTGTTTAAAAAGCAGATTTTAGAGGATCGGGAAGTGACCGTCACCCATATGGACATGCTTCGCTACATGATGACGCCGTCGCAGGCCATTTCTCTCCTTTTGAAAGCGAACGAACTAGCCGTGGGCGGAGAAGTGTTCGTGCTGAAAATGCCCGTGGTGGCGCTGAAAGATTTAGTTGAGGTGATGATTGAAGAAGTCACCAAGAAATATCGCATCAACGAGCCCATTCGCATCAAAGAGATCGGCTTGCGCCCGGGGGAAAAAATGTACGAAGAGCTGATGACAGAAGACGAAGCGCATACGGCGTGGGAAACGGACGACATGTATGTGATCGGCCCTCCCTTCGGCTGGAAGCCGCATGCCTATCCAAAGGAATCGAGCATCCGCCCGTGCCAAAACCCGTTTCAAGGCGAGATGATTGATAAAGAAACATTGCGCCGTTGGATTTTGGCAGAGGGCTTAATATAG
- the mfd_1 gene encoding Transcription-repair-coupling factor: protein MYIPPSAAASPLVAWLNGQRLPREQLPFPDGEVAAAIQTGSLCEQPGLIKTARGWRCGRCGNDDRHLFASFPCARCGSDCAYCRKCLVMGRISSCTHLVHVTMPLPSERHEAPLVWDGTLSAAQEDAAMAVKQAVLDRSELLVWAVCGAGKTEILFPAIAAALEKGWRVGLATPRVDVVRELAPRFRQAFPRVPLAVWYGGSEERGRIASLVLSTTHQLLRAYRVFDVMIVDEVDAFPYSVEPMLQYAVSQARKEQSSLIYLTATPSRDWQLDITRGKRNAAVIPARYHGRPLPVPVLEWCGNWRKRLERGRLPENVLAWVLHRLAQGKQAFLFVPHIDELEAVTRLLQRVDPRIVGVHAEAPDRAEHVQAFRDGRVPLLVTTTILERGVTVPNIDVAVLGAEDRIFTESALVQIAGRVGRHAAFPDGDVRFFHHGKTNEMVRARRHIVRMNETAKKRGLLHR from the coding sequence TTGTACATTCCCCCATCAGCCGCTGCTTCCCCGCTCGTCGCTTGGCTCAATGGCCAGCGCCTACCCCGAGAGCAGCTGCCGTTTCCTGATGGAGAAGTCGCTGCCGCCATCCAGACCGGTTCGCTATGCGAACAGCCCGGGCTCATCAAAACAGCGCGCGGCTGGCGCTGCGGCCGTTGCGGAAATGATGATCGCCATCTGTTCGCCTCGTTTCCATGCGCCCGCTGTGGATCGGATTGCGCGTATTGCCGCAAGTGTCTCGTGATGGGGCGCATCAGCTCCTGCACTCACCTTGTGCACGTGACGATGCCGCTTCCGTCCGAGCGGCACGAGGCGCCGCTTGTTTGGGATGGGACGCTGTCCGCCGCTCAGGAGGATGCCGCTATGGCTGTCAAACAGGCCGTGCTCGATCGAAGCGAACTGCTCGTTTGGGCTGTATGCGGTGCAGGGAAAACCGAGATTTTGTTTCCCGCCATCGCCGCCGCGCTCGAGAAGGGCTGGCGCGTTGGCCTAGCCACGCCGCGTGTCGACGTCGTCCGCGAGCTTGCTCCCCGCTTTCGTCAAGCGTTTCCGCGCGTTCCGCTTGCCGTATGGTACGGCGGAAGCGAAGAGCGCGGGCGGATCGCTTCCTTGGTCCTCTCAACCACCCACCAGTTGCTGCGGGCTTACCGCGTCTTTGACGTTATGATCGTGGATGAAGTCGATGCCTTCCCATATTCTGTTGAGCCGATGCTCCAATACGCCGTCAGTCAAGCGCGGAAAGAACAGTCGAGCCTCATTTATTTAACCGCCACCCCATCCCGCGATTGGCAGCTTGACATCACAAGAGGCAAACGGAACGCCGCCGTCATCCCCGCCCGCTACCACGGCCGTCCGCTTCCCGTCCCCGTGTTGGAATGGTGCGGCAATTGGCGCAAACGGTTAGAGCGCGGCCGCTTGCCCGAAAACGTCCTTGCGTGGGTTCTCCATCGTTTGGCGCAGGGAAAACAAGCGTTTTTGTTCGTTCCCCATATCGATGAGCTTGAAGCGGTCACCCGCCTCTTGCAGCGCGTCGATCCCCGCATCGTCGGCGTTCATGCCGAAGCCCCAGACAGAGCTGAGCACGTTCAGGCGTTTCGCGATGGGCGCGTGCCGCTGCTCGTCACAACAACGATCCTTGAGCGCGGCGTGACCGTGCCGAACATCGATGTCGCCGTCCTTGGCGCCGAAGACCGCATTTTCACGGAAAGCGCCCTCGTGCAAATCGCCGGCCGCGTCGGCCGCCACGCCGCGTTTCCGGATGGCGATGTCCGCTTTTTCCATCACGGGAAAACGAACGAGATGGTGCGGGCGCGCCGCCACATTGTCCGCATGAATGAGACAGCAAAGAAAAGGGGGTTGCTGCATCGATGA
- a CDS encoding flagellar biosynthesis anti-sigma factor FlgM, whose product MKIHHIGPAGVNPYQRQFAKTERLAAGKTKGDQVEISKEAKELQEAASWEQARQAKLEELRQQIETGAYQVDPQAVAKRMIDYYRNQR is encoded by the coding sequence ATGAAAATCCACCATATCGGACCGGCGGGCGTGAACCCGTACCAACGCCAGTTCGCCAAAACGGAGCGTCTAGCGGCAGGGAAGACGAAGGGCGATCAAGTGGAAATTTCCAAAGAAGCAAAAGAGCTGCAAGAAGCGGCAAGCTGGGAACAGGCGCGGCAGGCGAAGCTGGAGGAGCTGCGCCAACAAATTGAAACCGGCGCCTACCAAGTCGACCCGCAGGCGGTCGCCAAACGGATGATCGACTATTACCGAAACCAACGATAA
- the fliS_2 gene encoding Flagellar protein fliS translates to MGGTALDFLTEEWIYQKNSQQLTALLYEGLMECLEEAIAALEQKDYWKANKQLQKGNDILRRLGVGLRYDAGIIAHQLDALYNYMAERLIEANMKKDVKIVQEVWQLTTTIATAWNEALKSGASSAQTARNPKTAAYEQFIAYEQS, encoded by the coding sequence ATGGGGGGCACGGCGTTGGACTTTTTAACCGAGGAATGGATTTACCAAAAAAACTCGCAGCAACTGACGGCATTGCTATATGAAGGATTGATGGAATGTTTGGAAGAGGCCATCGCGGCCCTTGAACAAAAAGACTATTGGAAAGCGAACAAGCAGCTGCAAAAAGGAAACGACATCCTTCGCCGCCTCGGCGTGGGATTGCGCTATGACGCAGGCATCATCGCCCATCAGTTGGACGCGCTCTACAATTATATGGCTGAGCGTCTGATCGAGGCGAATATGAAAAAAGACGTGAAGATTGTTCAGGAAGTGTGGCAATTAACGACTACGATCGCCACCGCTTGGAACGAGGCGCTCAAAAGCGGCGCCTCTTCTGCGCAAACGGCGCGAAATCCTAAAACAGCGGCGTATGAGCAGTTCATCGCCTATGAGCAATCTTAA
- the hag_1 gene encoding Flagellin, protein MRINHNIAALNTYRQLTTNTTNASKSIEKLSSGLRINRAGDDAAGLAISEKMRGQIRGLEQASRNAQDGISLIQTAEGALNEVHSILQRMRELATQAANSTNTQADREQLQKEFNQLTSEINRIGNTTEFNTQKLLNGNVSGASPIKLQIGANTNQSFEIKIFDMRAQALGLAGTTGGGSASDTGAATTSNGTSVSTELQDGIKNAKFTSGATNQLTDVSKTGTAEYALSIMTFSGATAAISKIDIAINTVSTERARLGSYQNRLEHTINNLDTSAENLTAAESRIRDVDMAKEMMEFTKQNILTQAAQSMLAQANQQPQSVLQLLR, encoded by the coding sequence ATGAGAATCAACCACAACATCGCGGCGTTGAATACGTATCGGCAGTTGACGACCAATACGACCAACGCCTCGAAGTCCATTGAAAAACTGTCGTCTGGCCTCCGCATCAACCGTGCAGGCGACGATGCGGCGGGTCTTGCGATCTCGGAAAAAATGCGCGGCCAAATTCGTGGGCTGGAGCAAGCGAGCCGCAATGCTCAAGACGGTATCTCGCTCATTCAAACGGCGGAAGGTGCGCTGAATGAAGTGCACTCCATCCTGCAGCGGATGCGCGAGCTGGCAACGCAGGCGGCCAACAGCACGAATACGCAAGCAGACCGCGAGCAGCTGCAAAAAGAGTTCAACCAATTGACGTCCGAAATCAACCGGATCGGTAATACGACGGAATTCAACACGCAAAAATTGTTGAACGGCAATGTGAGCGGCGCGAGCCCGATTAAACTGCAAATCGGGGCGAACACCAATCAGTCGTTTGAAATTAAAATTTTCGATATGCGCGCCCAAGCGCTTGGATTGGCTGGCACAACCGGTGGTGGGTCTGCCAGCGATACCGGTGCAGCAACCACGTCAAACGGTACGAGCGTATCAACCGAGCTCCAAGATGGCATTAAAAATGCGAAATTTACAAGCGGTGCTACCAATCAATTGACTGATGTCAGCAAGACAGGTACTGCTGAGTATGCCTTGAGCATTATGACCTTCAGCGGTGCAACAGCCGCCATTTCGAAAATCGACATTGCGATCAACACGGTTTCGACGGAACGCGCTCGCCTTGGTTCGTACCAAAACCGTTTAGAGCATACGATCAACAATCTGGATACGTCGGCGGAAAACTTGACGGCGGCGGAATCGCGCATCCGCGACGTCGATATGGCGAAAGAGATGATGGAATTCACGAAACAAAACATTCTCACCCAAGCGGCTCAATCGATGCTGGCCCAAGCGAACCAACAGCCGCAAAGCGTGCTTCAGTTGCTGCGATAA
- the flhB_3 gene encoding Flagellar biosynthetic protein flhB: MMTKYFNQKKQRYMNGPTAAVIRYDESSGQSPTVVAQGSGHVAQKIIELAKQHHIPIQEDPLLVQNLLQLDLGDRIPPQLYGVIAEILILIEEIEKNA; this comes from the coding sequence ATGATGACGAAATATTTCAACCAAAAAAAGCAGAGATATATGAACGGCCCAACGGCGGCTGTCATCCGCTATGACGAATCGTCAGGCCAGTCGCCGACTGTCGTTGCTCAAGGGAGCGGACATGTGGCGCAGAAAATCATTGAACTGGCGAAACAGCATCACATCCCGATTCAAGAGGATCCATTGCTCGTGCAAAACTTGCTTCAGCTTGATCTTGGCGACCGCATTCCGCCGCAATTGTATGGGGTCATTGCCGAAATTTTGATTTTGATTGAAGAAATTGAAAAAAATGCTTAA
- the csrA gene encoding Carbon storage regulator homolog, translating into MLVLTRKIKEAIQIGDDIEITVLAIQGDQVKLGINAPKHIDIHRKEVYLAIQAENNAAAEASEASLAELTAKLKQWKQP; encoded by the coding sequence ATGCTTGTCCTAACGCGGAAAATCAAAGAAGCGATCCAAATCGGCGATGACATCGAAATCACTGTCCTCGCCATCCAAGGAGACCAAGTGAAACTCGGCATCAACGCGCCCAAACACATCGACATTCACCGCAAAGAAGTGTACCTCGCCATTCAGGCGGAAAACAACGCCGCCGCCGAAGCGTCCGAAGCCTCGCTCGCCGAACTGACCGCCAAGCTGAAACAATGGAAACAACCATAA
- the hag_2 gene encoding Flagellin, giving the protein MRINHNIQALNAYRNLAANQSSISKNLERLSSGLRINRAADDAAGLAISEKMRSQIRGLQMAERNALDAISLIQTAEGALNEVHSILQRMRELAVQAANGTNQDTDREALDSEFQQLIEEIDRIGQDTQFNKMNILAADQNIDIQLGSNNGQTLTLSWKQQLKNSLGEDATDISNLNIKTITDAQNAITTLDNAIISVSKSRSKMGAYQNRLEHTINNLTTANENLTSAESRIRDTDMAMEMAEFTKNNILTQAAQAMLAQSNQLPQGILQLLKS; this is encoded by the coding sequence ATGCGAATCAACCATAACATTCAAGCGCTCAACGCCTACCGCAATTTGGCAGCCAACCAGTCAAGCATCTCGAAAAACTTAGAGCGCCTCTCCTCCGGCTTGCGCATCAACCGCGCCGCTGATGACGCGGCGGGGCTTGCCATTTCGGAAAAAATGCGCTCGCAAATTCGCGGCCTGCAAATGGCAGAACGGAACGCGCTCGATGCGATTTCGCTCATTCAAACGGCGGAAGGGGCGTTAAACGAAGTCCACAGCATCCTGCAGCGGATGCGCGAGCTGGCTGTGCAGGCGGCGAATGGAACGAACCAAGATACGGATCGAGAAGCGCTTGACAGCGAGTTTCAGCAGTTGATTGAAGAAATTGATCGTATTGGACAAGATACGCAATTTAACAAAATGAATATTCTTGCTGCTGATCAAAATATCGATATCCAACTTGGATCCAACAATGGGCAAACGTTGACATTATCTTGGAAACAGCAATTGAAAAACTCTCTTGGCGAGGACGCTACAGACATTAGCAATTTAAATATTAAAACGATTACTGATGCCCAGAATGCGATCACAACATTGGATAATGCTATCATCTCCGTATCCAAATCCCGTTCTAAGATGGGCGCTTACCAAAACCGCCTAGAGCATACCATTAACAACTTGACAACCGCGAATGAAAACTTAACTTCCGCCGAATCCCGCATCCGCGATACGGATATGGCGATGGAGATGGCGGAGTTTACGAAAAACAACATCTTGACGCAGGCGGCGCAGGCGATGCTCGCGCAGTCGAACCAGCTGCCGCAAGGGATTTTGCAGCTTTTGAAAAGCTAA
- a CDS encoding Protein of uncharacterised function (DUF327), producing MEVQKVTRTGLANVGRKNDVPTESVSFTEVMAKTRRDVVWERINEQVRQIEEQGKKLAESRTVEDLRKYKQLVKSFLDDAVKNGLQLEEQRGFSRGGRARIYKLVKEVDQKLVELTNEVLQKEQRGLEILRLVGEIQGLIINIYT from the coding sequence ATGGAAGTGCAAAAAGTGACGCGCACAGGGCTGGCGAATGTGGGCCGTAAAAATGACGTTCCCACGGAATCAGTGTCCTTCACCGAAGTGATGGCGAAAACACGCCGCGATGTTGTATGGGAGCGAATCAACGAACAAGTCCGGCAAATCGAGGAGCAAGGGAAGAAGCTTGCCGAGTCGCGGACGGTTGAGGATTTGCGCAAATACAAACAGCTCGTCAAGTCGTTTTTGGACGACGCGGTGAAAAACGGCCTGCAGCTCGAGGAACAACGCGGATTCAGCCGCGGCGGGCGCGCGCGCATTTATAAGCTCGTGAAGGAAGTCGATCAAAAGCTCGTTGAACTGACGAATGAAGTGCTGCAAAAAGAACAGCGTGGACTCGAGATTTTGCGGCTCGTTGGTGAGATTCAAGGACTGATCATCAACATCTATACATGA
- the flgK gene encoding Flagellar hook-associated protein 1: MLSTFHGLEAARRGMMAQQAALYTTSHNIANANTEGYTRQRVQLKATPPFPTPGLNRPNIPGQMGTGVEASSVERVREYFLDIQYRGENSKLGYWEARADAVAKMEDIMNEPSDNGLAKTMDQFWQAMQDLSVNPENEGARSVVRQRGLAVVETFHYLSNSLTQIRTDIGTQIGTTVTEINSLLNQIRALNERIAEIEPNGYLPNDLYDERDRLIDQLSQYMEIGVEKHPTGGNALPMAEGTYDVYVMNGSAKVYLVQGRTASAVSFPDGSDVDGDGVKEMPPASGVNTLDVSGTTISFTALANGKLRGLIEGYGYQAGTDASGQPIVKGLYPEMLANLDKLAYTFGKVFNAVHHQGYGLNGSTNHPFFDGISAVSGAANTIKLAADIDDLTNIAASTKSGETGNGNNAINLANVRSLLLSNATVSLQDGISVNLASLNLPLSSGTVETNYQGWIGQLGVAGEQANRMKSNSETLRQSVEEKRQSVSSVSLDEEMMNMIKFQHAYNAAARQITVIDEMLDKLINGMGVVGR, from the coding sequence ATGCTCTCGACATTCCATGGCCTTGAAGCCGCCCGACGCGGCATGATGGCCCAACAAGCCGCCTTGTACACGACAAGCCATAACATCGCCAACGCCAATACAGAAGGGTATACACGGCAGCGCGTTCAACTCAAGGCGACGCCGCCGTTTCCGACGCCCGGGCTCAACCGCCCGAACATCCCGGGGCAGATGGGGACAGGAGTGGAAGCGTCGTCGGTCGAACGGGTGCGCGAATATTTCCTCGACATCCAATACCGCGGCGAAAACAGCAAGCTCGGCTATTGGGAAGCGCGCGCGGATGCGGTGGCGAAGATGGAAGACATTATGAACGAACCGTCAGATAACGGATTGGCAAAAACGATGGATCAGTTTTGGCAAGCGATGCAAGACTTAAGCGTCAATCCCGAAAACGAAGGGGCGCGGTCTGTTGTCCGCCAGCGCGGGTTGGCGGTTGTCGAGACGTTCCACTATTTATCGAATTCACTGACGCAAATCCGCACGGACATCGGCACGCAAATCGGCACGACGGTGACGGAAATCAACTCCCTTCTCAACCAAATCCGAGCCTTAAACGAACGGATCGCCGAAATCGAACCGAACGGCTATTTGCCCAACGACTTGTACGATGAGCGCGACCGGTTGATCGACCAGCTGTCGCAGTATATGGAGATCGGTGTGGAAAAGCATCCAACCGGCGGCAACGCTTTGCCCATGGCGGAAGGAACGTACGATGTTTACGTGATGAACGGGAGTGCGAAAGTGTATCTCGTTCAAGGGCGCACGGCGTCTGCCGTATCGTTTCCCGACGGCAGCGATGTCGACGGCGACGGGGTGAAGGAAATGCCCCCTGCTTCAGGCGTCAATACGCTTGATGTCAGCGGGACGACCATTTCCTTCACGGCTCTTGCCAACGGCAAGCTGCGCGGGTTGATCGAAGGATACGGCTATCAGGCGGGAACGGACGCCAGCGGCCAGCCGATCGTCAAAGGGCTGTATCCCGAGATGCTCGCCAACTTGGACAAGCTCGCCTACACGTTCGGCAAGGTGTTCAACGCCGTTCATCACCAAGGCTACGGGCTAAACGGGAGCACGAATCACCCGTTTTTTGACGGGATCAGTGCCGTGAGCGGCGCGGCGAACACGATCAAGCTCGCTGCCGACATCGACGATTTGACGAACATCGCGGCGTCGACGAAAAGCGGGGAAACAGGGAACGGCAACAACGCCATCAACCTCGCCAACGTCCGCAGCCTGCTTTTGTCCAATGCGACCGTTTCGCTGCAAGACGGCATCTCCGTCAACTTGGCGTCCCTTAATTTGCCGCTTTCCTCAGGCACGGTCGAAACGAACTATCAAGGCTGGATCGGCCAGCTTGGCGTCGCTGGCGAGCAGGCGAATCGAATGAAAAGCAATAGTGAAACGCTGCGCCAGTCGGTGGAGGAAAAGCGGCAGTCAGTGAGCTCCGTGTCGCTCGATGAAGAGATGATGAACATGATCAAATTCCAGCACGCCTACAACGCCGCGGCAAGGCAAATCACGGTGATTGACGAGATGCTCGATAAACTCATCAACGGCATGGGCGTCGTCGGAAGGTAG